The genomic region CACGGGCTTTCCCGCAGCCGAAGCCAGGGCGGCGAAGCGGGCCTTGGTTTCCGCCTTGTCCAGCGCTTCTATCCACAGTTCCGCCTCGGGCAGCAGCGCGGGGATGTTTTCCTCGTTCAGCCACATATTGCGGGCGTCCACCTCCATGGCCGGATTCAGGGCAAGAAGCTGCCCGGCGAGAGCCTCCACCTTGGGGCGCCCCACATGTACGGGAAAGTAGTGCTGCCGGTTGAGGTTGGACGCTTCCACCCTGTCGCCGTCCACGATGAGGATATGCCCGACGCCGGAACGCGCAAGCATCATGGCGGCATGGGAACCGAGTCCGCCCGCGCCGGCAATGCCTATGCGGGCGGAGCTCAGCCTCTGCCTGTCTTTGGGGGAAAAGGAGGAAAGAACACCTTCAAGCATGGCTAAAAGTCGCAGCCTTCCCAGTCCTTGGTGACGGCCTGATATCCCAGCGCGGCGAGATCATGGATCATTTCCGGTACGGAACGATGATCGGAAATGTCGAACTGGCCGGAGTTTTCCGCTTCCACCACGCGGCCGCCCACGGCTGTGGAAACACCTGCGGAAACACGCGTCACGCCGATGGGCACGATGTGGTTGCGCATGGAGGCGCTTTCCCGGCTGGAAACGGTGATGCTGCAGCGGGGCAGGAAGCAGCGCAGGGCGGTGATGTACTGCACGAACTGCCGGTCGCTCACGGCATGTTTCACCTCGAAGCTTCCTTCATGGGGGCACATGCGCGGTACGGAGAGGCCTACATCCACGCCGGGGAAATGCTTCTGAATCCACCAGGCGTGGAGGCCTGTGCAGAAGGCGTCGTGAATGAACTCGTCAAGTCCCATGAGCGCGCCCAGCCCCACGCCGTGCAGTCCGGCCTTTGCGGCGCGGGCGGGGGTGTTCAGCCGCCACAGAAAATCATGCTTGGGGCCTGCCGGGTGCAGCCATTCATACAGTTCCCGGTTGTAGGTTTCCTGGAACATGGTCATGCTGTCCACACCGCTGCGGAGCAGCAGGCGGTATTCTTCCAGTGTAAGGGAATAGACTTCCACGCTGACGGAGGCGAAGCGCGGCTTGATGCGTGCGGCCACTTCCGCGATGTATTCGGGGGAGGCGATGTGCCTTGCATCCCCCGTAAGAAGCAGAATGTGGCTTATGCCCGCGTCCGCCAGGGCAAAGGCTTCGGCCGCCGCTTCGTCCACGGTGAGGTGGCGGCGCTTCTGATGATTGTCGGCATTGAAGCCGCAGTAGCGGCAGTGATTGGTGCAGATGTCGGAAATATACAGCGGAGAGAAGATGTTGACCGCCCGGCCGAAGAAGCGGAGCGTGATTTCCCGGGAACGCTGCGCCATCTGCTCCAGAAAGGGTTCGGCCGCCGGAGAAAGCAGGGCCATGAAGTCTTCGGGATGAAGAACGTCCTTTTCCAGCGCGGCGAGAACGTCGCGTTTTGTGGCGGCCGCGGCGAGAGCCGCACGGCGTTCGCGCGGCCATTCGGCCAGAAATTCGTCGAAATGCGCCTCTCCCGGCGCGAAATGATCTGCCAGAACGGGATGATTCATAGATATGCCTTTATGATGCGGGAGCCGGGCGCAGGCTTTTGCGGCATGGGGTGCCTGCGCCTTCAGGAAAGCTCGGGGCAGAGGGGATACTGGGGCGCCGCATGTTTTTTTCCCCCGCCCCGGCAGACGCCGGGCACGGCGGTCAGGCGCTGCGGCGCAAACGCCGGGCGGGCCTGCACCTCGCCGTTTTTTCAGGGCGTTTGTTGACGTGGCGGAGCTTTTCCGGGGCCGCATTCTTCATGCAGGTCCCGGAAAAGGAGGATCAGCGCAGAAAGCCCGTCAGAGGGGAGGAAGCCACGGCTTCGCCGCTGCTTACGGCTCCCGCTCCGGCAAGGTATGCGGCGCGGCCCGCTTCCACGGCGCGGCGGAAGGCCATGGCCATGGTGACGGGATCGTTGGAAGAAGCGATGCCGGTATTGACCAGGCAGGCCGCGGCGCCCATTTCCATGGCCTCGCAGGCCTGCGAGGGACGGCCGATGCCTGCGTCCACCACGATGGGAAGTTCGATTTCCTCGATGAGAATGCCGATCATTTCCCTGGTACGCAGGCCCCGGTTGGTGCCGATGGGCGCGCCGAGAGGCATGACGGCCGCGGCCCCGGCGTCCGCACAGGCGCGGGCCACATAGAGATCGGGGTTGATGTAGGGAAGAACGGTGAATCCTTCCTTCGCCAGAATTTCCGTGGCCTTTGCGGTTTCGTAGCCGTCGGGCAGGAGATGGCGCGTATCGGAAATGACCTCGATCTTGATCCAGTCGCCGCAGCCTGCCGCGCGGGCCAGCCGGGCAAGGCGCACGGCTTCTTCCGCGTTGCGCGCGCCCGAGGTGTTGGGCAGAAGGCGCATGGAAGAGGGGATATGCCCCATGACGCCCGTGCCGCCCCTGTCCACGCGGCGCATGGCCACGGTGATGACCTGCGAGGCGCTGGCTTCGCATACTGCCGGGATGAGGGAATCGTCGCTGTATTTTCCGGTGCCGATGAAAAGGCGGCTTGTGAGTTCCACGCCGCCGATGACAAGC from Mailhella massiliensis harbors:
- a CDS encoding thiazole synthase encodes the protein MQQDKLVIGGVELTSRLFIGTGKYSDDSLIPAVCEASASQVITVAMRRVDRGGTGVMGHIPSSMRLLPNTSGARNAEEAVRLARLARAAGCGDWIKIEVISDTRHLLPDGYETAKATEILAKEGFTVLPYINPDLYVARACADAGAAAVMPLGAPIGTNRGLRTREMIGILIEEIELPIVVDAGIGRPSQACEAMEMGAAACLVNTGIASSNDPVTMAMAFRRAVEAGRAAYLAGAGAVSSGEAVASSPLTGFLR
- the thiF gene encoding sulfur carrier protein ThiS adenylyltransferase ThiF, giving the protein MLEGVLSSFSPKDRQRLSSARIGIAGAGGLGSHAAMMLARSGVGHILIVDGDRVEASNLNRQHYFPVHVGRPKVEALAGQLLALNPAMEVDARNMWLNEENIPALLPEAELWIEALDKAETKARFAALASAAGKPVICASGMGGIGGFAMKRRNMGRMTVVGDFRSDVASLPPFAPRVMQCAAMQADAALEWLLTGTIKELL
- the thiH gene encoding 2-iminoacetate synthase ThiH — translated: MNHPVLADHFAPGEAHFDEFLAEWPRERRAALAAAATKRDVLAALEKDVLHPEDFMALLSPAAEPFLEQMAQRSREITLRFFGRAVNIFSPLYISDICTNHCRYCGFNADNHQKRRHLTVDEAAAEAFALADAGISHILLLTGDARHIASPEYIAEVAARIKPRFASVSVEVYSLTLEEYRLLLRSGVDSMTMFQETYNRELYEWLHPAGPKHDFLWRLNTPARAAKAGLHGVGLGALMGLDEFIHDAFCTGLHAWWIQKHFPGVDVGLSVPRMCPHEGSFEVKHAVSDRQFVQYITALRCFLPRCSITVSSRESASMRNHIVPIGVTRVSAGVSTAVGGRVVEAENSGQFDISDHRSVPEMIHDLAALGYQAVTKDWEGCDF